The Corylus avellana chromosome ca8, CavTom2PMs-1.0 genome has a segment encoding these proteins:
- the LOC132189376 gene encoding pentatricopeptide repeat-containing protein At1g19720-like, whose protein sequence is MENLIIPCNSSRPMPIPSKLRNQSKFSPRPTISFTETTHAKLTDAYVNYLRKSGRLSEAVAALESIAQRGSKIEPKTYLNLLESCIDANSVQLGRKLHGCIDLVKEENPFVETKIVSMYAKCGCLEDARKVFGEMRERNLYTWSAMIGACSREQRWREVVDLFYFMMEDGVLPDDFLFPKILQACANCGNFEAGKLIHSLVVRLGMSCSSRVNNSILAVYAKSGKMSLARSFFENMDERDRVTWNAMISGYCQKGENEEAHRLFDAMREEGVEAGLVTWNILIASYNQLGQCDVAMELMKKMESFGITPDVFTWTSMISGFAQNNRRSQALDFLKDMLREGVEPNGVTIASAVSACASLKSQEKGMEIHSVAVKMGFINDVLVGNSLVDMYSKCGKLEAAWQVFDMILEKDVYTWNSMIGGYCQDGYYGKAHLLFMQMQESGVQPNVITWNVMISGYIQNGDEDQAMDLFQRMEKDGNIKRNTASWNSLIAGYLQIGQKNKALGIFRQMQSSRVFPNSVTMLSVLPACANLISVKKVKEIHGCVVRRSLETELSIANSLIDTYAKSGNIVYSRTIFDGISSKDVITWNSLIGAYVLHGYVDAALDLFYQMKQFGFRPNRGTFANIIFAYSLAGMVDEGEKKPISVGPWGSQQGLNWDDGVYSTVRQLVITHGAGIDSIQIEYDKKGTSIWSDRHGGNGGHKTDKVKLDYPDEFLTSIHGHYGTLNEWGPVFVRSLTFESNMRTYGPFGIEKGTYFSFPMTGGKIVGFHGKCGWYLDAIGAYLKPIEKEYPSKALSRQSQKYVANGTEKVGFSVIQGTIGESFDIVLAVRQKDDFGNPLQNKVSREISSLETSDLGTKGKMPSIEKVPSKVDGVVTFGPWGGNGGTVFDDGMYTGIRQINLSRNIVGIVWIRVLYDCDGDDIWGSKHGGTGGYKNEKIVFDYPSEILTHIVGSYGPIMYMGPSVIKSLTFYTNKGKYGPYGEEQGSSFTTKLKAGRIAGIHGRKGLFIDALGVHVIEGTVMPLPLAVDYSPSNASMPYEPPISEVDNSQWSNKLVLTKKGPIEEVAFGVIKEPAPCGPGPWGGDGGRPWDDGVFSGIKQIYVTRVAEAICSIQLEYDRNGQAVWSIKHGGNGGTATHRVKLEYPHEVLICISGYYGPITSDQRPKVIRSLTFYTSRGKYGPFGEEIGTFFTSTTTEGKVVGFHGRSSCYLDAIGVHMQHWLGSQRPSKPSIFKRFT, encoded by the exons ATGGAGAACCTAATCATACCCTGCAACTCTAGCCGTCCCATGCCAATCCCATCCAAGCTAAGAAACCAATCCAAGTTCTCACCCAGACCCACTATCTCTTTCACCGAAACAACACACGCAAAGCTCACGGACGCTTACGTGAATTACCTCCGCAAAAGTGGGCGCCTCAGCGAGGCAGTAGCCGCTCTTGAGTCCATTGCCCAACGCGGGTCCAAGATAGAGCCCAAGACCTATCTTAATCTGTTAGAGTCTTGCATTGATGCGAATTCTGTTCAACTGGGTCGGAAGCTTCATGGATGTATTGATTTGGTTAAGGAGGAAAACCCGTTTGTGGAGACTAAGATTGTGAGCATGTACGCGAAATGCGGGTGTTTGGAAGATGCACGTAAGGTGTTTGGTGAAATGCGTGAGAGAAACTTGTACACTTGGTCCGCGATGATTGGTGCATGCTCGAGAGAGCAGAGGTGGAGGGAGGTTGTggaccttttttattttatgatggAAGATGGGGTTTTGCCTGATGATTTTTTGTTCCCAAAGATCTTGCAGGCGTGTGCAAATTGTGGGAATTTTGAGGCCGGGAAGTTGATACATTCATTGGTGGTTCGACTTGGGATGAGCTGTTCTAGTCGTGTTAACAATTCGATTTTGGCTGTGTATGCAAAGAGTGGGAAAATGAGTTTGGCAAGGAGCTTTTTCGAGAACATGGATGAGAGGGATAGGGTGACTTGGAATGCAATGATATCTGGGTATTGCCAGAAGGGTGAGAACGAGGAAGCTCATAGATTGTTTGATGCAATGCGTGAAGAAGGGGTTGAAGCGGGTTTGGTGACTTGGAACATATTGATTGCAAGCTATAACCAGTTAGGCCAATGTGATGTTGCGATGgaattgatgaagaagatggagagTTTTGGAATAACTCCTGATGTCTTTACTTGGACTTCTATGATTTCAGGGTTTGCTCAAAACAACAGGAGAAGTCAGGCATTAGATTTCCTTAAGGATATGCTTAGGGAAGGGGTTGAACCAAATGGGGTCACAATTGCAAGTGCAGTTTCAGCATGTGCTTCTTTGAAATCACAAGAGAAGGGGATGGAAATCCATTCTGTTGCTGTTAAGATGGGTTTCATCAATGATGTATTAGTTGGGAATTCACTCGTTGACATGTATTCCAAGTGTGGAAAATTAGAAGCAGCTTGGCAAGTCTTTGATATGATCTTAGAGAAAGATGTATACACTTGGAACTCAATGATCGGAGGTTATTGCCAAGATGGCTACTATGGTAAAGCCCATCTTCTCTTTATGCAAATGCAGGAATCTGGTGTGCAACCTAATGTAATCACGTGGAATGTAATGATCTCGGGATATATACAGAATGGAGATGAGGATCAAGCTATGGATCTTTTCCAGAGAATGGAAAAAGATGGTAACATTAAGCGGAATACGGCTTCATGGAACTCTCTTATTGCTGGTTACCTGCAAATTGGGCAAAAAAACAAGGCATTAGGAATATTTAGACAAATGCAGTCTTCCCGTGTTTTTCCTAATTCAGTTACAATGTTGAGTGTCTTACCTGCGTGTGCAAATTTAATTTCAGTGAAGAAGGTAAAAGAGATCCATGGTTGTGTAGTCCGTAGAAGCTTAGAGACTGAACTTTCTATTGCAAATTCTCTTATTGACACTTATGCCAAGTCGGGGAATATAGTATATTCAAGAACCATATTTGATGGAATTTCGTCCAAAGATGTCATCACTTGGAACTCATTGATTGGTGCTTATGTTTTACATGGTTATGTAGATGCTGCACTTGATCTCTTTTATCAGATGAAGCAGTTTGGATTCAGACCAAATAGAGGTACGTTTGCAAACATTATATTTGCTTACAGTCTTGCTGGAATGGTGGACGAGGGGGAGAAA AAACCCATATCAGTTGGGCCGTGGGGATCTCAGCAAGGGTTGAATTGGGACGATGGAGTTTACTCAACAGTGAGGCAATTGGTAATAACTCACGGAGCCGGCATCGACTCCATCCAGATTGAGTACGATAAGAAAGGGACCTCCATTTGGTCAGACAGGCATGGTGGAAATGGAGGCCACAAAACAGACAAG GTCAAGCTTGATTACCCGGATGAGTTCCTGACTTCAATACATGGACACTATGGTACCTTAAACGAATGGGGGCCTGTCTTTGTTCGATCACTGACTTTTGAGAGCAACATGAGAACATATGGACCATTTGGTATCGAAAAAGGAACATATTTCTCATTCCCAATGACTGGGGGCAAGATTGTTGGGTTCCATGGTAAGTGCGGCTGGTATCTTGATGCAATTGGTGCTTATTTGAAGCCGATTGAGAAAGAGTATCCATCCAAAGCTTTGTCTCGACAGTCGCAAAAGTATGTTGCTAATGGGACTGAGAAGGTTGGCTTCTCTGTAATACAAGGGACTATAGGTGAAAGCTTTGATATAGTTCTTGCTGTAAGACAAAAGGATGATTTCGGCAACCCCCTACAGAATAAAGTTTCTAGGGAAATTTCTAGTCTGGAAACCAGTGATTTGGGAACTAAAGGAAAG ATGCCAAGTATTGAGAAGGTTCCCTCAAAAGTTGATGGCGTGGTAACATTTGGGCCATGGGGTGGAAATGGTGGGACTGTGTTTGATGATGGCATGTATACAGGCATTAGACAGATTAATTTGTCTCGCAATATTGTTGGAATTGTATGGATAAGAGTTTTGTATGATTGCGATGGGGATGACATATGGGGAAGCAAACATGGGGGCACTGGAGGATATAAGAATGAAAAG ATAGTGTTTGATTATCCATCTGAAATCTTGACTCATATAGTAGGCTCCTATGGCCCTATAATGTACATGGGGCCTAGTGTTATCAAGTCACTCACTTTCTACACCAATAAAGGGAAGTATGGGCCATATGGAGAAGAACAAGGATCCAGCTTCACCACCAAATTGAAGGCAGGAAGGATTGCTGGAATCCATGGGAGGAAGGGTTTATTCATAGATGCTCTAGGGGTACATGTTATAGAAGGGACAGTAATGCCTCTGCCTCTGGCTGTGGATTATTCTCCTTCCAATGCAAGCATGCCTTACGAACCCCCGATTTCTGAGGTAGATAATTCGCAGTGGTCAAACAAACTTGTATTAACAAAGAAAGGACCAATTGAAGAG GTTGCTTTTGGTGTGATAAAAGAACCAGCCCCATGTGGACCAGGTCCATGGGGAGGGGATGGAGGGAGACCATGGGATGATGGAGTTTTTTCTGGGATCAAACAGATTTATGTGACAAGAGTTGCAGAAGCCATTTGCTCCATTCAGCTTGAGTATGACCGAAATGGACAAGCTGTTTGGTCCATCAAGCATGGGGGTAATGGAGGAACTGCCACACATCGG GTAAAACTGGAGTACCCGCATGAAGTACTGATCTGCATATCTGGGTATTATGGTCCAATCACCAGTGATCAGCGGCCTAAAGTTATACGGTCACTGACATTTTATACCAGTCGAGGCAAGTATGGTCCGTTTGGTGAGGAAATAGGAACATTTTTCACATCAACCACGACAGAAGGCAAGGTGGTCGGCTTCCATGGGAGGAGTAGCTGCTACTTGGATGCCATTGGTGTCCATATGCAACACTGGCTTGGAAGTCAACGGCCTTCAAAGCCATCTATCTTTAAAAGGTTCACTTGA